One window from the genome of Streptomyces sp. NBC_00708 encodes:
- a CDS encoding MarR family transcriptional regulator has translation MAARSQYEELARQLSAIGAVKRGLARILPAECPGGSAAVLTLLSRHGEMRISRLAELLAVDMSVTSRHVAHVAERGWIERFPDPADKRSRILRLTPAGEGVLDDLYSRSTEMFACHLQDWSDDEVGQLNTLLARLRDSFSCRGTGGCASGKHSGECRSRQADTHHDSYTRTPV, from the coding sequence GTGGCCGCACGGAGTCAGTACGAAGAACTGGCCCGGCAGCTGAGTGCCATCGGGGCCGTCAAGAGAGGTCTCGCCCGCATCCTGCCCGCCGAGTGCCCCGGCGGTTCCGCCGCCGTGCTGACTCTGCTGAGCCGGCACGGGGAGATGCGGATCAGCCGGCTGGCCGAGCTGCTGGCGGTGGACATGTCGGTGACCAGCCGGCACGTCGCCCACGTGGCGGAGCGGGGCTGGATCGAGCGTTTCCCGGACCCGGCGGACAAGCGGTCCCGCATCCTGCGGCTGACCCCCGCGGGGGAAGGGGTGCTCGACGACCTCTACAGCCGGTCGACCGAGATGTTCGCCTGCCATCTCCAGGACTGGTCCGACGACGAGGTCGGACAGCTCAACACGTTGCTGGCCCGGCTGCGCGACAGCTTCTCCTGTCGCGGCACCGGAGGGTGCGCTTCCGGAAAGCACAGCGGCGAGTGCCGCTCCCGGCAGGCCGACACCCACCACGACTCGTACACCCGTACACCCGTGTAA
- a CDS encoding YceI family protein, which translates to MGLRAQVRTRDGWAVQHAVVTVTDMTGTQVLRAAADEAGAVRADTPLSAGAYTVIVTAVGYAPAASTALVTASGTVEAGTVVLNRQGGVELPPPGAWSLDPAHSSVGAVAQHLGISSVHGRFTDFGGRIEISEDLQSSRVDAVIDAASIDTGNGMRDKHLRSPDFLDTDRFPEITYRSSGLTPAGPDRWTVHGELTMRGVTRPVDLDLSYLGTGPDPWGGVRAAFSATAELRREDFAMNYNQVVQAGIAAIGTTLRVELDIQAVQGDSLPAV; encoded by the coding sequence ATGGGACTTCGCGCACAGGTACGGACGCGGGACGGCTGGGCCGTCCAGCACGCGGTCGTGACGGTCACCGACATGACCGGCACGCAGGTGCTGCGGGCCGCCGCCGACGAGGCCGGGGCGGTACGGGCCGACACCCCGCTGTCCGCGGGCGCGTACACGGTGATCGTGACGGCCGTCGGGTACGCCCCCGCCGCGTCCACCGCCCTCGTCACGGCGAGCGGCACGGTCGAGGCGGGCACGGTGGTGCTGAACCGCCAGGGCGGCGTGGAGCTGCCGCCGCCGGGCGCCTGGTCGCTGGACCCGGCGCACTCCTCGGTGGGCGCGGTCGCGCAGCACCTGGGGATCTCCAGCGTGCACGGCCGGTTCACCGACTTCGGCGGACGCATCGAGATCTCCGAGGACCTCCAGAGCTCCCGGGTCGACGCGGTCATCGACGCCGCGAGCATCGACACCGGCAACGGCATGCGGGACAAGCACCTGCGCTCCCCCGACTTCCTGGACACCGACCGGTTCCCCGAGATCACCTACCGCTCCAGCGGGCTGACCCCGGCCGGGCCCGACCGCTGGACCGTGCACGGCGAGCTGACCATGCGCGGCGTGACACGGCCCGTCGACCTCGACCTGAGCTACCTCGGCACCGGCCCCGACCCGTGGGGCGGGGTGCGCGCGGCGTTCAGCGCGACGGCCGAACTGCGGCGCGAGGACTTCGCCATGAACTACAACCAGGTGGTCCAGGCGGGCATCGCGGCGATCGGCACCACGCTCCGCGTCGAGCTGGACATCCAGGCCGTGCAGGGCGATTCCCTGCCCGCCGTCTGA
- a CDS encoding MFS transporter: MTATGAAQNHPLVHPQRWLILGVICLAQLTVLLDNTVLNVAIPSLTRELDASTADVQWMINAYSLVQSGLLLTAGSSADRYGRKKMLIAGLALFGIGSLVAGLAQSSAQLIAARAGMGVGGALLMTTTLAVVMQIFDEGERVKAIGIWSTVSSLGFAAGPLIGGVVLDHFWWGAIFLINIPVAAIGLVAVARLVPESKNPSGDRPDLLGALLSTIGMAAVVYAIISGPEHGWTSGRVLLTAFTGVAVLTGFALWELHIPYPMLDMHFFRDQRFVGAVAGAVLVAFGMGGSLFLLTQQLQFVLGYGPLEAGLRTAPLALSVVALNLTGLGARLVPKLGTPVTIATGMGLLAAGLAAIALLGRHGYGGTLLGLLVMGVGIALAMPAMANAIMSAIPPEKAGVGAGVNGTLAECGNGLGVAVLGAVLNSRFAALVPSAVGAASLPAALSAAHGAEERTEITDAFSSGLETSMLGGAVAVLAGGLLAAVLLRRAERGQSPQADPAATAA, encoded by the coding sequence ATGACGGCAACCGGCGCCGCGCAGAACCATCCGCTCGTCCACCCGCAGCGCTGGCTGATCCTCGGCGTCATCTGCCTCGCCCAGCTCACCGTGCTGCTCGACAACACCGTCCTCAACGTGGCGATCCCGTCACTCACCCGGGAGCTGGACGCCTCCACCGCCGATGTGCAGTGGATGATCAACGCCTACTCGCTCGTCCAGTCCGGGCTGCTGCTCACGGCCGGGAGCTCCGCCGACCGCTACGGGCGCAAGAAGATGCTGATTGCCGGGCTCGCCCTGTTCGGTATCGGCTCCCTGGTCGCCGGACTCGCCCAGTCCTCCGCCCAGTTGATCGCCGCGCGGGCGGGCATGGGCGTCGGCGGAGCCCTGCTGATGACCACCACGCTCGCCGTCGTCATGCAGATCTTCGACGAGGGCGAGCGGGTGAAGGCGATCGGCATCTGGTCGACCGTCAGCTCGCTGGGCTTCGCGGCCGGCCCGCTGATCGGCGGGGTCGTGCTCGACCACTTCTGGTGGGGCGCGATCTTCCTGATCAACATCCCGGTCGCCGCCATCGGCCTGGTCGCCGTGGCGCGGCTGGTCCCCGAGTCGAAGAACCCGAGCGGCGACCGCCCCGACCTGCTGGGCGCGCTGCTCTCCACCATCGGCATGGCCGCGGTGGTGTACGCGATCATCTCCGGCCCGGAGCACGGCTGGACGTCGGGCAGGGTGCTGCTGACCGCGTTCACCGGGGTCGCCGTCCTCACCGGCTTCGCCCTGTGGGAGCTGCACATCCCGTACCCGATGCTGGACATGCACTTCTTCCGCGACCAGCGGTTCGTCGGAGCCGTCGCGGGCGCCGTGCTGGTCGCGTTCGGGATGGGCGGCTCGCTGTTCCTGCTCACCCAGCAGCTCCAGTTCGTCCTCGGCTACGGACCGCTGGAGGCCGGTCTGCGGACGGCGCCGCTCGCCCTGAGCGTGGTCGCGCTGAACCTCACCGGCCTCGGCGCCCGGCTGGTCCCGAAGCTGGGCACGCCGGTCACCATCGCGACCGGCATGGGCCTGCTCGCGGCGGGTCTGGCCGCGATCGCGCTGCTCGGCCGCCACGGCTACGGCGGCACGCTGCTCGGGCTGCTGGTCATGGGCGTCGGCATCGCGCTCGCCATGCCCGCGATGGCCAACGCGATCATGAGCGCGATCCCGCCGGAGAAGGCGGGCGTCGGCGCCGGGGTGAACGGCACGCTCGCCGAGTGCGGCAACGGCCTCGGGGTCGCCGTCCTCGGCGCGGTCCTCAACTCCCGCTTCGCCGCCCTCGTCCCGTCGGCCGTCGGCGCCGCCTCGCTGCCCGCCGCCCTGTCCGCCGCGCACGGGGCCGAGGAGCGGACGGAGATCACGGACGCCTTCTCCTCCGGCCTGGAGACCAGCATGCTGGGCGGCGCGGTAGCCGTACTCGCCGGTGGACTCCTGGCAGCGGTACTCCTGCGCCGTGCCGAGCGAGGACAATCGCCACAGGCTGATCCGGCCGCGACAGCGGCATAG
- a CDS encoding PPOX class F420-dependent oxidoreductase, producing the protein MAPNIATNTAVELDALLDFVRPRHRAILLTTRADGRPQGSPLTCGVDDAGRIVVSTYPERAKTRNAKRDERVSVIVLSDEWNGPWVQIDGSAEVIDAPDSVEPLVEYFRNISGEHPDWDEYRAAMLKQGKSIIRITPERWGPVATGGFPAHLAP; encoded by the coding sequence ATGGCACCCAATATCGCGACCAACACCGCCGTGGAACTCGACGCCCTGCTGGACTTCGTACGGCCCCGGCACCGGGCGATCCTGCTGACCACCCGGGCCGACGGCCGCCCCCAGGGCTCCCCGCTCACCTGTGGCGTCGACGACGCGGGCCGGATCGTCGTCTCCACCTACCCCGAGCGCGCCAAGACCCGTAACGCCAAACGCGACGAGCGGGTCAGCGTGATCGTGCTGTCCGACGAGTGGAACGGGCCCTGGGTGCAGATCGACGGATCGGCCGAGGTCATCGACGCGCCGGACTCGGTCGAACCGCTCGTCGAGTACTTCCGGAACATCTCCGGCGAGCACCCCGACTGGGACGAGTACCGGGCGGCGATGCTGAAGCAGGGGAAGTCGATCATCCGGATCACCCCGGAGCGCTGGGGCCCGGTCGCCACCGGCGGCTTCCCGGCCCACCTCGCCCCGTGA
- a CDS encoding glycosyltransferase family 39 protein, producing MTTLDPAYAPARPDTSPGHARGGTSLPRRLWRGRSEDAPWVRPAFLALLLVITLAYLWNLSASGYANSFYSAAVQAGSESWKAFFFGSLDAANAITVDKPPATLWPMALSVRIFGLGSWAILAPQVLMGTATAGVLYAAVRRRFGATAGLITMAVFALTPVAALMFRFNNPDALLALLMTVTVYCVLRAMEHGRTKWLVWAGIAVGLAFLSKTLQAFLILPPLAVLYAVFAPVSVRKRFGQLGLAALAMAVAGGWWVAVVELWPASSRPYIGGSQNNSFLELTFGYNGLGRINGEETGSVGGGGGGRGGGGQWGETGIGRMFNSEIGAQISWLLPAALILLVAGIWLTWRAKRTDTARAAFLAWGSSLLMTAAVFSFMAGIFHQYYTVALAPYLAALTGMGVTVLWEERARWWAGATLGATVAVTAYWAYVLLGRTPDYLPWLRTAVLVTGLVAAVGLLLAARLGRQLALVAVVLGFAASLAGPAAYTVSTLNTGHQGSIVTAGPSSGGMGGPGGGGGGGRGGGPGGGGPGGMQPPGQGTNQQGTNQQGTGMGRPPTGTPPGQGTGQTQGQTQGQPPTQTGGNGQTGGNGQNGRQRGTFPGMGERGGAGGMGGLLNGASVDAKAEALLEKNADDYTWAAAAIGSQNAASYQLATEKPVMAIGGFNGSDPSPTLAQFKKYVEDGRIHYFVSGGGMGGGMGGSGSGTASQISSWVEKNFKEVTAGSATFYDLTRPKTNS from the coding sequence ATGACCACGCTCGATCCCGCCTACGCGCCGGCCCGGCCGGACACATCCCCGGGGCACGCTCGGGGCGGCACCTCGCTGCCCCGCCGCCTCTGGCGCGGCCGGTCCGAGGACGCGCCCTGGGTACGCCCCGCCTTCCTGGCCCTGCTGCTGGTCATCACGCTGGCGTACCTCTGGAACCTCAGCGCCTCCGGCTACGCCAACTCCTTCTACTCCGCGGCCGTGCAGGCCGGCAGCGAGAGCTGGAAGGCGTTCTTCTTCGGCTCGCTGGACGCGGCCAACGCCATCACCGTCGACAAGCCCCCGGCCACCCTGTGGCCCATGGCCCTGTCGGTGCGGATCTTCGGGCTCGGCTCCTGGGCGATCCTCGCCCCGCAGGTGCTGATGGGCACGGCGACGGCCGGGGTGCTGTACGCGGCCGTGCGCCGCCGGTTCGGTGCCACCGCCGGGCTGATCACCATGGCGGTGTTCGCGCTGACGCCGGTCGCCGCGCTGATGTTCCGCTTCAACAACCCGGACGCGCTGCTCGCCCTGCTGATGACGGTCACGGTCTACTGCGTGCTGCGCGCGATGGAGCACGGCCGCACGAAGTGGCTGGTCTGGGCGGGGATCGCGGTCGGACTCGCGTTCCTGTCCAAGACCCTCCAGGCGTTCCTGATCCTGCCGCCGCTGGCGGTGCTGTACGCGGTGTTCGCGCCGGTCTCCGTACGCAAGAGGTTCGGGCAGCTGGGCCTGGCCGCGCTCGCCATGGCCGTCGCGGGCGGCTGGTGGGTGGCGGTCGTCGAGCTGTGGCCCGCCTCCTCGCGCCCGTACATCGGCGGCTCGCAGAACAACTCGTTCCTGGAGCTGACCTTCGGCTACAACGGCCTCGGCCGGATCAACGGCGAGGAGACCGGCAGCGTCGGCGGCGGAGGCGGCGGCCGGGGCGGCGGCGGTCAGTGGGGCGAGACCGGCATCGGCCGGATGTTCAACTCCGAGATCGGCGCGCAGATCTCCTGGCTGCTGCCGGCCGCCCTGATCCTGCTCGTCGCGGGCATCTGGCTGACCTGGCGCGCGAAGCGGACGGACACCGCGCGGGCGGCGTTCCTGGCCTGGGGCAGCTCGCTGCTGATGACGGCGGCCGTGTTCAGCTTCATGGCCGGCATCTTCCACCAGTACTACACGGTGGCCCTGGCCCCCTATCTGGCCGCGCTGACCGGCATGGGCGTCACGGTCCTGTGGGAGGAGCGGGCCCGCTGGTGGGCGGGTGCCACGCTCGGCGCGACCGTCGCGGTGACGGCGTACTGGGCGTATGTCCTGCTGGGCCGCACCCCGGACTACCTGCCGTGGCTGCGGACGGCCGTGCTCGTCACCGGCCTCGTGGCGGCGGTGGGGCTGCTGCTCGCGGCGCGCCTCGGGCGTCAACTGGCGCTGGTCGCGGTCGTCCTGGGCTTCGCCGCGTCGCTCGCCGGCCCGGCCGCGTACACCGTGAGCACGCTCAACACGGGCCACCAGGGCTCGATCGTCACGGCGGGCCCGTCCTCGGGCGGCATGGGCGGACCGGGCGGCGGCGGTGGCGGTGGCCGCGGTGGCGGTCCGGGCGGCGGCGGCCCCGGCGGCATGCAGCCCCCGGGCCAGGGCACCAACCAGCAGGGCACGAACCAGCAGGGCACCGGCATGGGCCGGCCCCCCACAGGCACCCCTCCCGGCCAGGGAACGGGCCAGACCCAGGGCCAGACCCAGGGCCAGCCCCCCACCCAGACCGGCGGCAACGGTCAGACCGGCGGCAACGGGCAGAACGGCCGTCAGCGCGGCACCTTCCCCGGCATGGGCGAGCGCGGCGGAGCCGGCGGCATGGGCGGTCTCCTCAACGGCGCGTCCGTCGACGCGAAGGCCGAGGCGCTCCTGGAGAAGAACGCCGACGACTACACCTGGGCCGCCGCGGCCATCGGTTCGCAGAACGCGGCGAGCTACCAACTCGCCACCGAGAAGCCCGTCATGGCGATCGGCGGCTTCAACGGCAGCGACCCGTCCCCGACGCTCGCGCAGTTCAAGAAGTACGTCGAGGACGGCCGCATCCACTACTTCGTCTCGGGCGGCGGCATGGGTGGCGGCATGGGCGGCAGCGGAAGCGGCACCGCCTCGCAGATCTCCTCCTGGGTGGAGAAGAACTTCAAGGAGGTGACGGCGGGCAGCGCCACCTTCTACGACCTGACCCGGCCGAAGACGAACAGCTGA
- a CDS encoding endonuclease/exonuclease/phosphatase family protein, with product MSLRRRTVEVLVAAGLLGAALAPPATAAEHGRGPSVPLRVATYNIHAGAGMDNVFDLDRQVAALRSLDADVIGLQEVDVHWGDRSQWRDLAGELGRRLGMRVSFAPIYSLDPVEEGGPRREFGVAVLSRYTILSAENHDLTRLSTQDPNPVPAPAPGFGEVVLKVRGLPVHVYATHLDYRGDPSVRTAQVADTRRIMAEDQKHERRPVRQILLGDFNAAPAAPELAPLWQELTDIEPGGPTYPAQDPVQRIDYVAVSKDTVRVRDAAVAETLASDHRPVVADLLLRR from the coding sequence ATGTCACTGCGTCGTCGAACGGTGGAAGTACTGGTGGCCGCGGGTCTGTTGGGGGCGGCGCTCGCGCCTCCCGCGACGGCCGCGGAGCACGGCCGGGGGCCGTCGGTGCCCCTGCGGGTCGCCACGTACAACATCCATGCCGGGGCCGGCATGGACAACGTCTTCGACCTCGACCGGCAGGTGGCCGCCCTCCGGTCCCTGGACGCGGACGTGATCGGGCTCCAGGAGGTCGACGTCCACTGGGGCGACCGCAGCCAGTGGCGCGACCTGGCGGGCGAGCTGGGCCGGCGGCTGGGGATGCGTGTCTCCTTCGCGCCGATCTACAGTCTCGACCCGGTGGAGGAGGGCGGACCCCGGCGGGAGTTCGGGGTCGCCGTGCTCTCCCGGTACACGATCCTGAGCGCCGAGAACCACGACCTCACCCGGCTCTCCACGCAGGACCCGAACCCGGTCCCGGCGCCCGCGCCCGGCTTCGGCGAGGTGGTCCTGAAGGTGCGCGGGCTGCCCGTCCACGTCTACGCCACGCACCTCGACTACCGGGGCGACCCGTCCGTCCGTACCGCCCAGGTGGCGGACACGCGGCGGATCATGGCGGAGGACCAAAAGCACGAGCGGCGGCCGGTGCGGCAGATCCTGCTCGGCGACTTCAACGCGGCGCCCGCCGCGCCGGAGCTGGCCCCGCTGTGGCAGGAGCTGACCGACATCGAGCCGGGCGGGCCGACCTACCCGGCGCAGGACCCGGTGCAGCGGATCGACTACGTGGCCGTGTCGAAGGACACCGTCCGGGTACGCGACGCGGCGGTGGCCGAGACGCTTGCCTCGGACCACCGCCCTGTCGTCGCCGACCTGTTGCTCCGGCGCTGA
- a CDS encoding MFS transporter, translating to MATTTPTGVRGGHAKHGGHDASDGTPMTHRQIMEALTGLLLGMFVAILSSTVVSNALPEIISDLGGGQSAYTWVVTASLLAMTATTPLWGKLADLFSKKLLVQIALVIYVGGSVVAGLSNSAGMLIVCRVVQGIGVGGLSALAQIVMAAMIAPRERGRYSGYLGAVFAVATVGGPLLGGVITDTSWMGWRWCFYVGVPFAVIALIVLQKTLKLPVVKREVKVDWTGAFFISAAVSLLLLWVTFAGDKYDWMSWQTGVMLAGSVLLALLFVFTESRASEPIIPLRLFRNRTITLASLASLFVGIAMFAGTVFFSQYFQLARGKSPTMSGVMTIPMIGGLFLSSTLSGQVITKTGRWKAWLVSGGFLLTAGLGMLGTIRYDTTYWHIAVFMFVMGLGIGMMMQNLVLATQNQVDPSDLGSASSVVTFFRSLGGAIGVSALGAVMANRVTHYVKDGLADLGPQGAALGHGGTGGGGIPDLDKLPAPFRTVVESAYGHGVGDVFLYAAPAALLAFLITLFIKEVALRTRAGNDAQAPAGAPAEVPAGTAEAVAEGTAGVTAVDTAEAAPAAEAPVDFGKGGTPVRGVVRGAEGAPVARAAVTLISLGGRQLGIAAAQGDGSYALDAPGAGSYVLIASADGFQPQASTVVVGDEPLAYDILLSGTSGLAGTVRAAESGTAVADAMVIVTDVRGDVLATGKSGETGDFTFGELVPGAVTVAVNAGGFRPLALPVEVGGQGVTRVEVALRAGALVQGVVRAGASRRPLPDARVTLVDAAGNVIANSTTGEDGAYAFADLDAGEYTVIATGYPPVAGALTVAGHGVDGHDIELVHPGE from the coding sequence ATGGCTACGACCACACCGACCGGTGTGCGGGGCGGCCACGCCAAGCACGGAGGTCACGACGCCTCCGACGGCACGCCGATGACACACCGGCAGATCATGGAAGCGCTCACCGGGCTGCTTCTCGGCATGTTCGTCGCGATCCTGTCGTCCACCGTCGTCTCCAACGCCCTGCCGGAGATCATCTCCGACCTGGGCGGCGGCCAGAGCGCCTACACCTGGGTCGTCACCGCCTCGCTGCTGGCGATGACGGCGACCACCCCGCTGTGGGGCAAGCTCGCCGACCTGTTCAGCAAGAAGCTGCTGGTCCAGATAGCCCTGGTCATCTACGTCGGCGGCTCCGTCGTCGCCGGGCTCTCGAACAGCGCCGGCATGCTGATCGTCTGCCGTGTGGTGCAGGGCATCGGCGTCGGCGGCCTCTCCGCCCTCGCCCAGATCGTCATGGCCGCCATGATCGCCCCGCGCGAGCGCGGCCGTTACAGCGGCTACCTCGGCGCGGTCTTCGCCGTCGCCACCGTCGGCGGCCCGCTGCTCGGCGGCGTCATCACCGACACCAGCTGGATGGGCTGGCGCTGGTGCTTCTACGTGGGTGTGCCGTTCGCGGTCATCGCCCTGATCGTGCTCCAGAAGACCCTGAAGCTCCCGGTCGTCAAGCGCGAGGTCAAGGTCGACTGGACCGGCGCCTTCTTCATCAGCGCCGCCGTCTCGCTGCTGCTCCTGTGGGTGACGTTCGCGGGCGACAAGTACGACTGGATGTCCTGGCAGACCGGCGTGATGCTCGCTGGCTCCGTGCTCCTCGCGCTGCTCTTCGTCTTCACCGAGTCCCGCGCCAGCGAGCCGATCATCCCGCTGCGGCTCTTCCGCAACCGGACCATCACGCTCGCCTCGCTCGCCTCGCTGTTCGTCGGTATCGCGATGTTCGCCGGCACCGTCTTCTTCAGCCAGTACTTCCAGCTGGCGCGCGGCAAGTCGCCGACGATGTCCGGCGTCATGACGATCCCGATGATCGGCGGGCTGTTCCTCTCCTCGACGCTCTCCGGCCAGGTCATCACCAAGACCGGCCGCTGGAAGGCCTGGCTCGTCAGCGGTGGCTTCCTGCTCACCGCCGGTCTCGGCATGCTCGGCACGATCCGCTACGACACGACGTACTGGCACATCGCCGTCTTCATGTTCGTGATGGGTCTCGGCATCGGCATGATGATGCAGAACCTGGTGCTCGCCACGCAGAACCAGGTGGACCCGTCCGACCTCGGTTCGGCCAGCTCCGTCGTCACCTTCTTCCGTTCCCTCGGTGGTGCGATCGGCGTCTCCGCGCTGGGCGCCGTCATGGCGAACCGCGTCACCCACTACGTCAAGGACGGCCTGGCGGACCTCGGTCCGCAGGGCGCGGCCCTGGGCCACGGCGGCACCGGCGGCGGGGGCATCCCCGATCTGGACAAGCTGCCCGCCCCGTTCCGTACGGTCGTCGAGTCCGCCTACGGGCACGGCGTCGGTGATGTCTTCCTGTACGCCGCTCCGGCCGCGCTGCTCGCCTTCCTGATCACGCTGTTCATCAAGGAGGTCGCGCTGAGGACCCGGGCCGGCAACGACGCCCAGGCTCCGGCCGGGGCTCCCGCCGAGGTTCCCGCCGGCACGGCCGAGGCCGTCGCCGAGGGCACCGCCGGGGTCACCGCGGTCGACACCGCCGAGGCCGCCCCTGCCGCCGAGGCCCCCGTGGACTTCGGCAAGGGCGGCACCCCCGTCCGCGGCGTGGTCCGCGGCGCCGAGGGCGCACCCGTCGCCCGCGCCGCCGTCACGCTGATCTCGCTCGGCGGCCGGCAGCTGGGCATCGCCGCCGCACAGGGCGACGGCAGTTACGCGCTGGACGCCCCGGGCGCCGGTTCGTACGTGCTGATCGCGTCCGCCGACGGCTTCCAGCCGCAGGCGTCCACCGTGGTCGTCGGCGACGAGCCGCTGGCGTACGACATCCTGCTCTCCGGTACGAGCGGCCTGGCCGGTACCGTGCGCGCCGCCGAGAGCGGTACGGCGGTCGCGGACGCCATGGTCATCGTGACCGATGTGCGCGGCGACGTACTGGCCACCGGCAAGTCCGGCGAGACGGGCGACTTCACCTTCGGTGAGCTGGTCCCCGGTGCGGTGACCGTCGCGGTCAACGCGGGCGGCTTCCGTCCGCTGGCCCTCCCGGTGGAGGTCGGCGGCCAGGGCGTCACCCGGGTCGAGGTCGCGCTCCGGGCCGGTGCGCTGGTCCAGGGCGTCGTGCGGGCCGGTGCGAGCCGGCGCCCGCTGCCGGACGCCCGGGTCACCCTGGTCGACGCGGCCGGCAACGTGATCGCCAACTCGACGACCGGGGAGGACGGGGCGTACGCCTTCGCCGACCTGGACGCGGGCGAGTACACGGTCATCGCGACCGGCTACCCGCCGGTGGCCGGTGCCCTTACGGTGGCCGGTCACGGGGTCGACGGCCACGACATCGAGCTCGTCCACCCGGGCGAGTAA
- a CDS encoding D-2-hydroxyacid dehydrogenase encodes MISPALLGRARIVAGPEVADAAVRGLEAATGRPVERGHGDGPFVYVGASLPDVVRGADLVWFHSVNAGTDALLRERPWPEGVLLTRTVGRMGERIAQYVLGWVLAECQSVPEFAAQHARAEWRRIDSELVAGQTAVVHGIGRIGSAVAALLRACGIRTVAAARTPRPVPPGFDAVAVDDEPVAARWVIAALPLTGATTGYFGADRFAALGGATFLNVGRGATVDLGALEDALRSGAVGRAVLDVLADEPAEPGDPCWRLPRTVVTSHSAGITADEDIVADFTVCLRELTAGRVPDLTVDTARGY; translated from the coding sequence GTGATCTCCCCCGCCCTGCTCGGCCGGGCCCGGATCGTCGCCGGGCCCGAGGTCGCCGACGCCGCCGTGCGCGGGCTGGAGGCGGCCACCGGGCGCCCCGTCGAACGCGGCCACGGTGACGGCCCCTTCGTGTACGTGGGTGCCTCGCTGCCCGACGTGGTGCGCGGGGCGGACCTGGTCTGGTTCCACAGCGTCAACGCGGGCACGGACGCCCTGTTGCGCGAACGGCCGTGGCCGGAGGGCGTCCTGCTGACCCGGACCGTGGGGCGGATGGGCGAGCGGATCGCGCAGTACGTGCTGGGCTGGGTGCTCGCGGAGTGCCAGTCCGTCCCGGAGTTCGCCGCCCAGCACGCACGCGCCGAGTGGCGCCGCATCGACTCCGAACTCGTCGCCGGACAGACCGCCGTGGTGCACGGCATCGGCCGGATCGGCTCCGCCGTCGCCGCGCTGCTGCGGGCCTGCGGCATCCGGACCGTGGCCGCCGCCCGCACCCCCCGCCCGGTGCCGCCCGGCTTCGACGCGGTGGCCGTGGACGACGAGCCCGTCGCCGCCCGCTGGGTGATCGCCGCGCTGCCGCTGACCGGGGCGACCACCGGGTACTTCGGGGCGGACCGGTTCGCCGCGCTGGGCGGGGCGACGTTCCTCAATGTGGGGCGGGGCGCGACCGTGGACCTGGGGGCGCTGGAGGACGCGCTGCGCTCCGGGGCCGTGGGGCGGGCGGTGCTCGACGTGCTGGCCGACGAGCCGGCGGAGCCCGGCGATCCTTGCTGGCGGCTCCCCCGTACGGTGGTCACCTCGCACTCCGCGGGGATCACGGCGGACGAGGACATCGTCGCCGACTTCACCGTGTGCCTGCGGGAGCTGACGGCGGGCCGGGTCCCGGACCTCACCGTGGACACGGCACGGGGCTACTGA
- a CDS encoding TetR/AcrR family transcriptional regulator C-terminal domain-containing protein, which yields MVSAADRVKNPVRTSVWLNTRPPARSRRADQPAGLDRERITAASVRLLDAEGLAKFSMRRLAAELNVTAMSLYWYVDTKDDLLELALDAVYSEFDAPPADASWQDRLRAVAAAYRGLLVRHPWVSPLAGKFLNLGPHSLLVTHTIQDVIRATGLPVEGRSGALSAVFQFVYGFGTVEGQFAQRSAEAGLTQDQYFRQAMSAIQEQPRLDAFVEDSRDLMAARGDATIEEMRDRDFTFALDLLIAGIDAMRERAQQSRAQ from the coding sequence ATGGTGTCCGCGGCCGACCGCGTGAAGAACCCTGTCCGGACCAGCGTGTGGCTGAACACCCGGCCGCCCGCCCGCTCCCGGCGGGCGGACCAGCCGGCCGGGCTCGACCGGGAGCGGATCACCGCCGCCTCGGTCCGGCTGCTGGACGCCGAGGGACTGGCGAAGTTCTCCATGCGCCGGCTCGCCGCCGAGCTGAACGTCACCGCGATGTCCCTGTACTGGTACGTGGACACCAAGGACGACCTGCTGGAACTGGCCCTCGACGCGGTCTACAGCGAGTTCGACGCGCCGCCCGCCGACGCGTCCTGGCAGGACCGGCTGCGCGCGGTGGCCGCCGCGTACCGGGGGCTGCTCGTCCGGCACCCCTGGGTCTCCCCGCTCGCGGGCAAGTTCCTGAACCTGGGCCCGCACTCGCTGCTGGTGACCCACACCATCCAGGACGTGATCCGGGCGACCGGCCTCCCCGTCGAGGGCCGCAGCGGCGCGCTCTCGGCGGTCTTCCAGTTCGTGTACGGATTCGGCACCGTGGAGGGCCAGTTCGCGCAGCGCAGCGCGGAGGCGGGGCTCACCCAGGACCAGTACTTCCGGCAGGCGATGTCGGCGATCCAGGAACAGCCCCGCCTCGACGCGTTCGTCGAGGACTCGCGGGACCTGATGGCCGCGCGCGGCGACGCGACCATCGAGGAGATGCGCGACCGGGACTTCACCTTCGCCCTCGACCTGCTGATCGCGGGGATCGACGCGATGCGGGAGCGCGCTCAGCAGTCCCGCGCTCAGTAG